In the Pyrolobus fumarii 1A genome, one interval contains:
- a CDS encoding type II/IV secretion system ATPase subunit, whose amino-acid sequence MKGLDLNGLRKALLDAFVPGRRRRRIATGYRLVSAQADAVVLPGRARVLRSYRAGVDNLATVYLVEFENEVMYLVHEPPVSESVRRYYPLVMDHIAFTARPPSDGINHEEYLKAVVIEAVEELGLADVMSGDDLRALQYYVTRDVAGWGPIDVLVRDPNVEEVAGLPGRPVQVVHRDVGWVTWIETNIVMPREAEMARYVQRLAQKAGQYISTANPLLEARTPERHRIALNLGDIHGVGPGFVLRKFPEVPYSVPKLVELGTLSPLLAAYLMLLLELYGNVFFVGEMASGKTTMLNATLSMAPPDWRIVTVEDVPELRLPHPGWDPLYTRRSFFAGTARDVTLFDLVKFALRRRAQVIVVGEVRGEEASVLIQALATGHGGGGTFHAGSLHEMVTRLVSPPLSVGPSFIRVLNTIVFMTRTVVEGRTVRRVKAVYEILPEPRQGHPRILVRAPGVQDEIEYTQVFRWDPRRDTFEPSSPEEVARRSVRLQVKAEALGWDRGRLVEELAARAELLERLTEKRIYNWKEFYRHLKAFHMQRRRTAA is encoded by the coding sequence GTGAAAGGCTTAGACCTAAATGGCTTGAGAAAAGCACTACTCGATGCATTTGTCCCCGGACGTCGACGCCGGAGGATCGCGACTGGCTACCGCCTGGTCAGCGCACAAGCCGATGCTGTAGTATTGCCGGGTAGGGCTAGGGTTCTGAGATCATACCGTGCTGGTGTCGACAACCTGGCTACGGTCTACCTTGTCGAGTTCGAGAATGAAGTCATGTATCTGGTTCACGAGCCACCGGTTAGCGAGTCAGTCAGACGCTACTACCCTCTCGTCATGGACCATATTGCGTTCACCGCTAGGCCGCCCTCCGACGGCATCAATCACGAGGAGTACCTGAAGGCCGTTGTGATCGAGGCTGTCGAGGAGCTTGGTCTAGCCGACGTGATGAGCGGGGACGACCTGAGGGCATTGCAGTACTATGTAACTCGCGATGTAGCCGGTTGGGGTCCTATCGATGTGTTGGTGCGCGACCCTAACGTCGAGGAGGTTGCGGGACTTCCGGGTAGACCCGTGCAGGTCGTGCACCGTGACGTAGGGTGGGTCACGTGGATCGAGACTAACATCGTGATGCCCCGGGAGGCTGAGATGGCCCGGTATGTGCAGCGGTTGGCCCAGAAGGCTGGCCAGTACATCTCGACGGCTAATCCTCTCCTCGAGGCGCGTACACCAGAGCGTCACAGGATAGCTCTGAACCTTGGCGACATCCACGGTGTTGGTCCCGGGTTTGTGCTCCGCAAGTTCCCGGAGGTCCCCTACTCGGTGCCTAAGCTGGTGGAGCTAGGTACCCTCTCTCCGCTGCTCGCGGCGTACCTCATGCTCCTCCTGGAGCTCTACGGCAACGTCTTCTTCGTCGGCGAGATGGCCTCGGGGAAGACAACCATGCTCAACGCGACGCTCTCCATGGCACCACCCGACTGGAGGATAGTGACAGTCGAGGACGTCCCTGAGCTCCGGTTGCCGCATCCCGGCTGGGACCCGCTATACACCAGGAGATCCTTCTTCGCGGGAACCGCCAGAGACGTGACGCTGTTTGACCTCGTCAAGTTCGCGCTTAGGAGGAGGGCGCAAGTGATCGTCGTCGGCGAGGTTAGAGGCGAGGAGGCCTCGGTGCTCATCCAGGCTCTTGCGACGGGTCACGGGGGAGGTGGCACTTTCCATGCTGGCTCTCTACACGAGATGGTGACGAGGCTCGTATCGCCGCCGCTCAGCGTAGGCCCCTCATTCATCCGCGTCCTCAACACCATCGTCTTCATGACGAGGACCGTCGTCGAGGGTAGAACCGTCCGCAGGGTGAAGGCCGTCTACGAGATCCTCCCTGAGCCTAGGCAGGGCCACCCGAGGATCCTGGTGCGCGCACCCGGAGTCCAAGACGAGATAGAGTACACTCAGGTGTTCAGGTGGGACCCGCGCCGCGACACCTTCGAGCCAAGCAGCCCCGAGGAGGTTGCGAGGAGATCCGTGAGGCTTCAGGTCAAGGCAGAGGCCCTGGGCTGGGACCGGGGGCGCCTCGTCGAGGAGCTGGCGGCCCGAGCCGAGCTCCTAGAGAGGCTAACCGAGAAGAGGATCTACAACTGGAAAGAGTTCTATCGGCACCTTAAGGCGTTCCACATGCAGAGGCGCCGCACTGCAGCCTAG
- a CDS encoding ribbon-helix-helix protein, CopG family, producing MCPFCGRSYKQLSSLKRHVKKVHVFNACPCCGRPLRGVAGALVHSSRFSDECHRMLAYLCSRGSRVKLVPPAAGAGVERRARSVVTTFKTCIFPGSGPLREALRKVLEMDADTVNKLSMEALRCKAPTIRSVKLPAELDEEVDERAKALGLTRSDLLRAAAVLAQLRSC from the coding sequence GTGTGTCCGTTCTGCGGGCGCAGCTACAAGCAACTATCCAGCCTCAAGAGGCACGTCAAGAAGGTGCACGTGTTCAACGCGTGTCCTTGCTGTGGCCGCCCCCTCCGGGGTGTGGCCGGCGCGCTTGTACACTCGTCGCGTTTCAGCGACGAGTGTCACAGGATGCTCGCCTATCTCTGCTCCCGCGGCTCGCGCGTCAAGCTGGTACCCCCGGCGGCGGGAGCGGGGGTGGAGCGTAGAGCCAGGAGCGTAGTGACCACGTTCAAGACGTGCATCTTCCCCGGGTCCGGGCCTCTACGAGAGGCCCTACGCAAGGTGCTCGAGATGGACGCCGATACGGTGAACAAGCTGAGCATGGAGGCTCTACGCTGCAAGGCGCCCACCATCAGGTCTGTAAAGCTCCCGGCGGAGCTCGACGAGGAGGTTGACGAGAGGGCAAAGGCGCTAGGCCTCACGCGCTCCGACCTCCTACGCGCCGCTGCGGTACTAGCCCAGCTGAGGAGCTGCTGA
- a CDS encoding DUF5591 domain-containing protein has product MQRLRVPKDRLGRFPARHHLGIDPQLTGIRALEHRAVREWHHWLADRWLPEWPVLLITPCSNVKPYTRSPTSRKIAAVLRRLGLWRGGAPFGVEWLYLSDLLVLVPYVRAGEYPACCYELHPEELLKDRERYELIVGLLSDLIARKLWPHTVILFLPRRHLELWSEAYSRARLKPRVVRVAYTIFSVRGLEEAVRAAVVEAARATRAVLERGLGDDTCSMAVHRADGSYIEIRHPSDCSGEWCRQDARFAETCLESLCRRLWLVDRFAGPLDPGRLPDRIRSFCVERGYLPAHAPRQVSLDEILPGNPAQPRLEQPRNAHRG; this is encoded by the coding sequence GTGCAGAGGCTCAGGGTGCCTAAGGATCGGCTCGGAAGGTTCCCTGCTAGACACCATCTGGGTATAGACCCTCAGCTTACGGGCATCAGAGCGTTAGAGCATCGTGCGGTGCGAGAGTGGCACCATTGGCTGGCTGACAGGTGGCTCCCCGAGTGGCCGGTCCTGCTCATCACGCCGTGCAGCAACGTGAAGCCCTACACGCGCTCCCCGACCTCGAGGAAGATCGCCGCGGTGCTCCGGAGGCTGGGGCTGTGGCGCGGCGGGGCCCCCTTCGGCGTAGAGTGGCTCTACCTCTCGGATCTACTGGTTCTCGTGCCCTACGTACGCGCGGGTGAGTACCCGGCGTGCTGCTACGAGCTACACCCCGAGGAACTGTTGAAAGACAGGGAGCGTTACGAGCTGATTGTGGGGCTCCTCTCAGACCTGATAGCCCGCAAGCTCTGGCCGCACACAGTCATCCTATTCCTGCCGAGGAGGCACCTCGAGTTGTGGAGCGAGGCCTACTCGAGGGCGAGGCTCAAGCCACGGGTTGTACGGGTAGCCTACACTATCTTCTCGGTGAGGGGCCTCGAGGAGGCTGTTAGAGCGGCGGTCGTCGAGGCTGCTCGTGCAACCCGTGCCGTGCTAGAGAGGGGTCTCGGGGATGATACCTGCTCTATGGCTGTGCATCGTGCTGACGGCTCGTACATCGAGATCCGCCACCCTAGCGACTGCAGCGGAGAGTGGTGTAGACAGGACGCTCGTTTCGCCGAAACCTGCCTAGAGTCCCTGTGCAGGCGGCTCTGGCTCGTCGATAGGTTCGCCGGCCCCCTGGATCCCGGGAGGCTACCGGATCGCATCCGCAGCTTCTGCGTCGAGAGGGGCTACCTCCCGGCCCACGCGCCCCGCCAGGTGAGCCTAGACGAGATCCTCCCGGGCAACCCCGCCCAACCGCGGTTGGAACAGCCTCGCAACGCTCATAGGGGGTGA
- a CDS encoding transcriptional regulator, translating to MARLSPVEWVVLLVGLAGGRLRGGTVLQKLGFLGVVEAGGCCLGYTPTRYGPVSAELARGVDEARRRGLVRVHTEPSHGGAYTVYVFELTGEGRRLYEEIVERLRREEPHFLEQMERLVRLWADKPFELLRYVYSAYPEYAKKSEIAERILEA from the coding sequence GTGGCCAGGCTATCGCCCGTCGAGTGGGTTGTGCTGCTCGTGGGGCTCGCCGGCGGGCGGCTGCGTGGCGGCACGGTTCTCCAGAAGCTCGGGTTCCTGGGCGTCGTTGAGGCGGGCGGCTGCTGCCTGGGGTACACACCCACCCGTTACGGCCCGGTCTCCGCGGAGCTGGCGAGGGGCGTCGACGAGGCGAGGAGGCGGGGCCTGGTGAGGGTGCACACCGAGCCCTCTCATGGAGGAGCATACACCGTCTACGTCTTCGAGCTGACCGGGGAGGGGAGGAGGCTCTACGAGGAGATAGTGGAGAGGCTGAGGAGGGAGGAGCCCCACTTCCTCGAGCAGATGGAGAGGCTGGTCCGCCTGTGGGCCGATAAGCCCTTCGAGCTCCTCCGCTACGTGTACAGCGCGTACCCCGAGTACGCCAAGAAGAGCGAGATAGCCGAGAGGATCCTCGAGGCCTAG